The following are from one region of the Salvia hispanica cultivar TCC Black 2014 chromosome 1, UniMelb_Shisp_WGS_1.0, whole genome shotgun sequence genome:
- the LOC125191636 gene encoding uncharacterized protein LOC125191636, translating into MAVKLNVSKSTVGSWVKQGKLRPHTNAIKPALTDMNKLARVRWSLSQLQPQIADGKVPYQSMQNIVHIDEKWFYMTKSSDRYYLLLGEEEPYRSCKSKRFITKVMFMCAVSRPLFGSEGQALYDGKVGIFPFTELMPAQRKSKNRPRGTMETKAIHSVTKPVMRDCLLHKIIPAIKAKWPVWANKEIYIQQDNATPHITALDPEFQAIANTDGFKIHLICQPANSPDTNILDLGFFRAIQSLQHEKPCKTVDELVGNVCSSFAELSPQTLNRVFISLQACLREILQCRGGNGYKVPHINKDRLERTVGLPNVLEVEENVVREVLEYLQMPENNDGSMYDIGPLSNAFGL; encoded by the exons ATGGCTGTCAAGTTGAATGTTAGCAAGAGCACAGTAGGTTCATGGGTGAAGCAAGGTAAACTAAGGCCACATACAAATGCAATTAAACCTGCCCTCACTGATATGAATAAGCTAGCAAGAGTGAGATGGAGTCTTAGTCAACTCCAGCCACAAATAGCTGATGGTAAAGTTCCATATCAAAGCATGCAGAATATAGTGCACATAGATGAGAAGTGGTTCTATATGACCAAGTCATCAGACAGATACTACCTCTTGCTAGGTGAGGAGGAGCCATATAGGTCATGCAAATCCAAAAGATTCATCACCAAAGTGATGTTTATGTGTGCTGTCAGTAGGCCACTTTTTGGAAGTGAGGGCCAGGCCCTTTATGATGGTAAGGTGGGAATATTTCCCTTCACTGAACTTATGCCAGCACAAAGAAAGTCAAAGAACAGGCCAAGAGGAACCATGGAAACCAAGGCAATCCATTCAGTCACAAAGCCAGTTATGAGGGACTGCCTTCTCCACAAG ATTATACCTGCAATTAAGGCCAAGTGGCCTGTTTGGGCAAATAAAGAGATTTACATTCAGCAAGACAATGCCACACCACACATAACTGCCTTGGATCCAGAGTTTCAGGCTATTGCCAATACAGATGGATTTAAAATCCATCTGATTTGTCAACCAGCTAATTCCCCTGATACTAACATATTAGACCTGGGTTTTTTTAGAGCAATTCAGTCATTGCAGCATGAGAAACCATGCAAAACTGTTGATGAACTGGTGGGAAATGTGTGTAGCTCTTTTGCAGAGCTGTCACCACAAACCCTTAATAGAGTATTCATCAGTTTGCAAGCTTGCCTCAGAGAAATCCTACAATGCAGAGGTGGAAATGGTTACAAAGTTCCACACATCAACAAAGATAGGCTGGAAAGAACTGTGGGACTCCCTAATGTGCTGGAAGTGGAGGAGAATGTGGTGAGAGAAGTGCTGGAATACTTGCAAATGCCAGAGAACAATGATGGATCAATGTATGACATTGGTCCTCTATCAAATGCATTTGGCTTATAG
- the LOC125191665 gene encoding secreted RxLR effector protein 161-like, with amino-acid sequence MFDAKPTSVPLAAHFMLSKDLCPKSQSEIDAMKRIPYANAIGSVMYLMVSTRPDIAYAVSCLSRYMSNPGPVHWEALKWLLRYLKQTAKYGLCYSKCDDGVLLTGFVDSNYANDRDKRKSTTSYVFSVCRSCISWKSQLQHIVALSTTESEYIAITEAMKEAVWLKGVLSELKFVKSSPVLFSDSQSAIQLCKNPVFHDRTKHIDVRFHYIRDIVEKGEVFLHKVHTDKNPADMGTKPLPLEKLLFCIKFLHFDLG; translated from the coding sequence ATGTTTGATGCTAAGCCTACTTCTGTGCCTTTAGCTGCCCATTTTATGTTGAGTAAAGATCTATGCCCTAAGTCTCAATCTGAAATTGATGCTATGAAGAGAATTCCCTATGCTAATGCTATTGGATCTGTTATGTACTTGATGGTTAGCACTAGGCCTGATATTGCCTATGCTGTATCATGCCTTAGTAGATACATGTCTAATCCAGGTCCTGTTCATTGGGAAGCTTTGAAATGGCTTCTTAGATACTTGAAGCAAACTGCTAAGTATGGTTTATGCTATTCTAAATGTGATGATGGTGTCTTACTAACTGGTTTTGTGGATTCCAATTATGCTAATGACAGAGATAAGAGGAAGTCAACAACCTCCTATGTATTTTCAGTGTGTAGGTCTTGCATAAGTTGGAAATCACAGCTGCAGCACATTGTGGCCTTGTCCACCACTGAGTCAGAGTATATTGCCATCACTGAGGCAATGAAAGAGGCTGTATGGTTAAAGGGAGTACTTTCTGAACTCAAGTTTGTGAAATCCTCTCCTGTGTTGTTCTCTGATTCTCAATCTGCTATTCAGTTATGTAAAAACCCTGTTTTTCATGATAGAACAAAGCATATAGATGTAAGGTTTCATTACATTAGGGATATTGTAGAAAAAGGTGAAGTGTTTCTTCATAAAGTGCATACTGATAAAAACCCAGCTGACATGGGGACTAAGCCCTTACCTTTAGAAAAACTACTTTTCTGCATTAAATTTTTGCACTTTGATCTAGGATAG